TGGCCCTGGTGGTCACCAACAGCCTCAAGCAAAACGCGCCGGTTGCGGACCAGGGACCCGTTCCGGCCAATGCCAACGCCCACGGCGGCGTGACCCTGCTGGCCAACACGGGCGTGGCCAAGACTGAAGCGGCAACTGTTGACGCGGCTTCCCTGGGGGATGCCCCGAAGACTCCGCCCGCCGAGGTTGTGGCTCCGGGCGCCGGGGCGGAGGCCGGCAAGCCGGTGAAGGTTGTCCTCTACATCGACTTCATCTGCCCCGTCTGCAAGAACTTCGAGGCCCAGTACAACGACCAGCTCACCTCGCTGCGCAATGACGGCAAGATCACGGTGGAATACCGTGCCCTCGGCTTCCTGGACAGCCGGTCAACCACCAACTACTCGTCCCGCGCCGCCAACGCCGCGGCCTGCGTGGTCAACGCGTCACCGGAGAAGTACTCCGACTTCGTCAACGCGCTGTTTGCCAAGCAGCCGGCGGAGGGCAGCGCAGGCCTCTCGGACAACGACCTGAAGAAGATGGCATCCGACATGGGCGTCAACATCGACTCCTGCGTGGATGACAAGACCTACCGCCCGTTCGTGAAGTTCACCACCAAGGAAGCAGCGGCCATCGGCGTGACCGGTACGCCCACGGTGTTCGTGGACGGCAAGCAGTGGGGCAAGGGGGACAGCGCCCAGACGCCGTTCCCGGACTTCCTGCAGGCAGCCATCACGGCTAAGGGCTAAGGACCAGCAGCCCGGGCAGGGGCCCGCTCCGGATCGTCTCCGGGGCGGGCCCCTGCCGCGTCCAGCGGCGGTTCCGGCGCGTTTTTACGCCCGGCGGGAGTTGGGCTAACCTTATCTAGCGCCTTCCCGGCGCACGCCCCCAGGGGCGCGCCTCCTTAGCTCAGTTGGCCAGAGCACCGCTCTTGTAAAGCGGGGGTCGTCGGTTCGAATCCGACAGGGGGCTCCACACCACCTCCGGGTCTAAGCTGGATCCATCCGAATAATCAGCCTGCTGACTAAGGGAGGATGGGTGCCATGCCCAAGACCGGCAAGAACGACCATGCCCGTGAGGACGAGCTTCCCTCGACCCTGCAGCGTTCTGACCAGAAGGCCCAGGACACGTTCGCGAAGACCTATGATTCCGCCCTCGAGTCCTACGACCAGGACGAAGAGCGCGCCGCCCGCGCAGCCTACGCCTCACTGAAGCACAGCTATGAGAAGGTGGGCGACCACTGGGAGCCCAAGGAAAAGCGCGGCCCCTCTGACAAGCGCGCGGAGCAGGGCATCCGATCGTCCGAACCCACCGCCGGCGGCGTCGATGCCAACGCCTCAAAGGAGCACCTCTACAAGCTCGCCAAGGAATTGGACGTCAAGGGCCGCTCGAAGATGGACAAGGACCAGCTGGTCCACGCTCTCCAGAAGGCCAACGACGCCGCTACCCGCAAAGCCCGCAGCAAATAGCCTGTGCTCTTGCCGTCCCGCCGTCCCAAGGTGTCGAATCAGAGGACACGTCCGGTCCGGTCGGCAATGATGCCAGGAGGTTCCAATGTCGGTGAAGAGCACCAGGGAGTCAGCGCGGGCGGCGGGCGGCAGGAACGGGCCTGATTCGAAGCGGGCCGACCAGGCCGCCGGCATCGCGGCGCAGGACCCGGCCCGGATCCGGAACGTGGCCTTGGTGGGGCACTCCGGTGCCGGGAAGACCATGCTGATCGAGGCCCTGCTCGCAGCCAACGGCATGATCACCCGCAAGGGCTCCATTGCGGACGGGTCCACGGTCAGCGACTCGGATCCGGCCGCGGTCCACCAGCAACGCTCGGTCACGGTCTCCTTGGTGCCGCTGATGGTCGACGACGTCAAAGTGAACCTCCTGGACACCCCCGGCTACCCGGACTTCATCGGCGAGCTGAGGGCCGGGCTTAGGGCCTCGGATGCCGCCCTTTTTGTGGTCTCCGCCGTGGACGGCATCGACGCAACCACCACCGCGCTCTGGGCCGAGTGCGGGCACATGATGCTGCCGCGCGCCGTCGTGATCACCCGGCTGGACCATCCGCGGGCAAATTACGACGGCGCCCTGGCCGCCTGCCGTAAGGCGTTCGGCGACGGCGTCCTGCCGCTGTGCGTCCCGGTGCCGGCAGGGGGTGCGGCCACCGGCCTCCTGGGCCTGTTGTCCCAGGAAGTGACGGACTACTCCTCCGGAGACCCATCACCCGATGTCCGCCCCGCGGCCCCCGGGGAACTTGCAGCCGCCGGCGCCGCGCGGGGTGCCCTGATCGAGGGCATCATCGCCGAAAGCGAAGACGAGACGCTGATGGACCGCTACCTGGAAGGGGAGGATATCGATACCGCAGTGCTGGCGGCCGACCTGGAAACCGCCGTCGCCCGCGGCTCGTTCTTCCCCGTCCTGCCCACGTCCGCCGTCACCGGCCTCGGCACGGCGGAGCTGCTCGATGTGCTGGTGCGCGCCTTCCCGGCACCGCCGGAACGCAGCCTGCCGGACACGACCGACCTTGCAGGGGAACCGGCTGGAAGGCTGGCATGCGACCCCTCGGGGCCGCTCGCCGCCGAGGTGGTGCGCACTTCCAACGATCCCTTCCTGGGACGCATCTGCCTGGTGCGCGTCTTCTCCGGGACGCTGCAGGAGGACACGCCTGTCCACGTGGCCGGTCACGGCCTCGCTGACCGCGGGCACCAGGACCATGACACCGACGAACGCGTCACCCATATCTACTCGCCGCTGGGCGCCAGCCTGCGCCCCGTTCCCTACTGCGTGGCCGGGGACATGTGCGCACTGGCGAAGCTGGGCAGCGCGGAAACCGGGGACACCATTTCCACCCGGGAAAGCCCGCTGCTGCTGGCCACGTGGGAGATGCCCGAACCGTTGCTGCCGGTTGCCGTGGAAGCGGATTCCCGCAGCGACGAGGACGCCCTGGCCCGCAGCCTGGGCCGGATCGCAGCCGGGGATCCCACCCTGCGGGTGGAACGGAACGCCGAAACGCACCAGCTGGTGCTGTGGTGCATGGGTGAGGCGCACGCCGAGGTGGTCCTGGACCGGCTGCGGGAACAGGGCGTCAAGCTGCACACCGTGGACGTGGTGACACCGCTGCGGGAAACCTTCGCTGCCCCCGCCACCGGCCACGGACGCCACGTCAAACAGTCCGGCGGGCACGGCCAGTACGCCGTGTGCGACATCCAGGTTGAACCGCTGGACCGCGGCGGCGGGTTCGAATTCGTGGACAAGACGGTGGGCGGCGTCATCCCGGGAACGTTCATCCCGTCCATCGAAAAAGGAGTCCGGGCCCAAATGGACAGGGGAGTGTCTGCGGGTTTTCCCGTGGTGGATCTGCGGGTGACGCTGACCGGCGGGAAGGCCCACAGCGTGGATTCCTCCGACGCGGCATTCCAGGCGGCGGGGGCCCTTGCCCTGCGCGAGGCGGCGGCCGCGGGAAAGATCCAGCTCCTGGAGCCGGTGTCCTCCGTGTCCATCACCGTTGCCGACGAACATGTGGGCAGCGTGATGAGCGATTTGTCCGGCCGGCGCGGACGCCTCACCGGCACCACCTCCTCCGGCGAAGGGCTGACGGAGATCAGCGCCGAAGTCCCGGACCAGGAACTCCTGCGGTATGCAGTGGAACTGCGGGCCCTGACGGCAGGTACGGGCCGGTTCCGCCGGCAGTACCTGCGGCACGACCCCGTTCCCCCCAACTTCAGCCCGTCCTGATCCGCCCGGCCAGGAACAGCCCGAAGAGAACGGCCGCCGGTGAATGCCGCAGCACGCAAGATCCAGAACGTCTACCTGACGCTGACGTTGGGAAACACCCTTGCGGCCTCGTTCATTTGGGGCATCAACACGCTCTTCCTGCTCGATGCCGGGCTCACCAACCTGGAAGCCTTCGCGGCCAACGCCTTCTTCACCGCAGGGATGGTTCTCTTCGAGGTGCCCACCGGGGTGGTGGCCGACAGCTGGGGACGCCGCACGTCCTTCCTGCTGGGCACCGTGACGCTGGCCGGGTCCACCTACCTTTACTACCTGCTGTGGCAGTTGTCGGCTCCGTTCTGGTGGTGGGCAGCGGTGTCTGCACTGTTGGGCCTTGGCTTCACCTTCTTCTCGGGGGCCGTGGAAGCCTGGCTGGTGGACGCCCTCCACTTTTCCGGCTACGACGGCGGACTCGAAGCCGTCCTGGGCCGGGGCCAGATGGTTTCCGGCATCGCCATGCTGGCCGGATCAGTAGCGGGCGGGGTCATTGCCCAGGCCACCAACCTGGGCGTGCCGTTCCTGCTGCGCGTCGCGGTGCTGGTGGCGATGTTCGCTGTTGCCTTCCTGCTCATGCACGACGTCGGCTTCACCCCCGAGCGGTCGGCGCACCCCCTGCAGGCCACCCGCGCAGTGCTGCAGGCCTCGCTGGACGGCGGACTGAAGAACCCTCCGGTGCGGTTCATGATGCTGGCCGCGCCGTTCACGGAGGGCGTGGGATTCTACGTTTTTTACGCCCTCCAGCCCTACCTGCTGCAGCTCTTCGGTGATCCGAGGGCCTACGCTATCGCAGGCCTGGCAGCAGCCATCGTTGCAGGTGCGGATATCGTGGGCGGCTGGCTTGCCCCGCTGGTCCGGAAGCTGGTCCGCCGGCGCACCACGGTACTGATCGCCTCCACCATCACCAGCTCAGCGGTCCTGGTGGTGCTCCTGGCCACCCACATCTTCTGGCTGGCCCTGGTGCTCCTGGCGCTCTGGGCGGTGGTTGCCTCCGCCGGCACCCCCGTGCGCCAGGCGTACCTCAACGACATGATCCCCTCGAAGCAGCGGGCCACCGTCCTGAGCTTTGCCTCGCTCATGGGGTCCAGCGGGGGAGTGGTGGTGCAGCCGCTGCTCGGCAGGACCGCGGACCTCTACGGCTACCCGGCGTCGCTGGCCCTGGGCGGCGCGGTGCAGTTGCTGGCGGCCCCGTTCATCGTGCTGAGCCGCCGCCGGCGCTCGCCTGCCGATGTTGCCGCAGGCCTGGCTGCCCCCTGAGCAGTTGCCCCTCATCGCCGCGGCCGCACGCAGGAAGACCCCCGTTGCCAGGACTCAGTCCGGGGCAACGGGGGCCAACAGGTGCACGGTTGCGGTTTTTCCTACTTGATGCCTGCCTCCACCGTTTCGCTGGCGGCCGGCGCCGGCTTCTCTGCTGCCGGCGGAGGGCTGGTCTTGAGCTTGAAGCGCTTGCCAATGTCGCCGCCGCCACCGCTGCGGTTCTTGTTGAAGATGTCGAAACCGACCGCGACAAGGAGCACCAGGCCCTTGATGAGCTGCTGGTAGTCGGTGCCCAGGCCCAGGATGGACATGCCGTTGTTCAGCACGCCCATGATGAGGCCACCGATCATGGCTCCCGCCACCGTACCGATGCCGCCGGTGACCGCGGCGCCGCCAATGAAGGCTGCGGCGATGGAATCGAGTTCGAAGCCGGTTCCGCCGGCGGGCTGTGCGGAGTTGAGCCGGGCGGTGAAGACAAGGCCGGCCAGCGCGGAGAGCACGCCCATGTTAACGAAGAGCCGGAATGTGACGGCCTTGGTCTTGATGCCCGACAGCTCAGCCGCATGGAGGTTGCCGCCGATGGCGTACGTGTGCCGGTCGAAGACGCTGTTGTTCATGAGGGCCGTGTACGCGATGACCAGCGCGGCCAGGACCACCAGGACGATCGGCGTGCCGCGGTAGGACGCCAGCAGGAAGGTGATGACGAGCATGAGCAGCGACGTGAAGGTGGTCTTGATGACAAACCAGACCAGGGGCTCGCTTTCGAGGTCGAACTTCCGGCGGATCCTGCGCTCCTTGAAAGCCTGGATCAGCAGGGCCGCCGTTGCGCCGACGCCCAGGATGACGGTAAGCCATTCCAGTACCGAGGTACCACCGGTGAGATCGGGGAGGAAGCCGCCGCCGAGGGCACGGAGTTCGGCGGGGAAGGGGGTGATCTGCTGGTTCTTCAGGGTGATGAGCGTCAGCCCGCGGAAGATCAGCATGCTTACCAGGGTGACGATGAAGGCCGGGATCCCCACATAGGCGATCCAGTAGCCCTGCCAGGCACCCACCAGGGCGCCGACCAGCAGGCAGGCAGGGATGGCGGCCCACCACGGCCAGCCCCAGTGCACGATCATGACGCCGGCCACGGCGCCGATGAACCCGGCCACCGACCCCACGGAAAGGTCGATGTGACCGGCGATGATCACCATCACCATGCCGATGGCCAGGATGAGGATGTAGCTGTTCTGGACCACCAGGTTGGTGACGTTCTGCGGTTCCAGCAGGATCCCGCCCGTCAGGCCCTGGAACAGCAGGACGATCAGGATCAGGGCAACGAAGATGCCAACCTGGCGGAGGCGGCTGGTGAGGAATCCGAGCGATTCTCGTAGGGCGGACATTTCGCTATTCCTTCTCTTTGGTCATGTAGTGCATCAGGGTCTCCTGGGTGGCCTCGGCGATGGGCACCTCACCTGTGATGTGCCCGGCAGCGAGGGTGTAGATGCGGTCGCAGATGCCCAGGAGTTCGGGAAGTTCCGAGGAAATCACGATGACGGCTTTTCCTTCGGCCGCGAGTTTGGCGATGATCGTGTAGATCTCGTATTTGGCCCCGACATCGATTCCGCGGGTGGGTTCATCGAGGATGAGCACGTCCGGGTCGGAGAACATCCATTTGCTCAGCACCACCTTCTGCTGGTTTCCACCGGACAGTTTCCCGGTGATGGCGGCCACCGACGGGGCTTTGATGTTCATGCTCCTGCGGTAGCCGTTGGCCACCACGGTCTCCTGGTTCTTGTCCACGAAGCCGCGCTTGGCGAGCTTGCGCAGTGCTGCCAGGGAAATGTTCCGCTTGATGTCCTCGATGAGGTTCAGCCCGTAGTGCTTCCGGTCCTCGGTGGCGTAGGCGATGCCATGCCTGATGGCGTCGGACACCGTTGCGGTGTTGATTTCCTCGCCGTATTTGTAGACCTTGCCGGAGGTGGCGGTGCCGTAGGTGCGGCCGAAGACGCTCATGGCAAGTTCGGTGCGCCCGGCGCCCATGAGGCCGGCAAGCCCCACCACCTCACCCTTCCTGACGTGCAGGTTGGCGTTGTTGACCACCATGCGGCTGTGGTCCTGGGGGTGGCGCACGGACCAGTCCTCGATCCGCAGGACTTCCTCGCCGATCCGCGGCTCGCGCTCCGGATACAGGCTCTCCAGGTCCCGGCCCACCATGCCGCGGATGATCCGCTCCTGGGTGATCTGGCCTTCGTCGAGCCGCAGGGTCTCGATGGTCTTGCCGTCCCGGATGATGGTGACGGCGTCCGCCACCTTGCGGATCTCATTGAGTTTGTGGCTGATGATGATGCTGGTGACGCCCTGGCCCTTCAGGTGGAGGATCAGGTCCAGCAGGTGGCCGGAATCCTCGTCATTGAGTGCGGCCGTGGGCTCGTCCAGGATCAGCAGCTTCACTTCCTTGGACAACGCCTTGGCGATTTCCACCAGTTGCTGCTTGCCCACGCTGATGTGCTGCACGGGGGTGACCGGGTTCTCGTCCAGGCCGACGCGGGCCAGCAGCCGGGCTGCCTCCAGGTTGGTCTTGCGCCAGTCCACCCACCCGTTGGTGGCCTGTTCGTTGCCCAGGTAGATGTTCTCGGCGATGGACAGGTACGGGCTCAGGGCCAGTTCCTGGTGGATGATGACGATCCCGCGCTTCTCGCTGTCAGAGATGCTGGAAAAGTTGCAGGGTTCGTTCTCGAAGAGGATCTCCCCGTCGAAGCTGTTGTGCGGATAGACGCCGGACAACACTTTCATGAGCGTTGATTTGCTTACTCCGTTTTCACCGCAGATGGCGTGGACCTCTCCACGGTTCACATCCAGGGTGACGTCCTGGAGGGCTTTTACGCCCGGGAACGTCTTGGTGATTCCTCGCATTTGAAGAATGGGTGTGTTCATCGTCAATTCCCACTGACTGGTCGAAGCTGGGCCTTCCTGCTGCTGCAGGCGGCGGCGGGAGGGGGCTGTGGCCGGACTCGCGGCCCGGCCACGGCCCCCGGACGCTGACTACTTGACGTCGGCGTCGGTGTAGTAACCCGAGTCGATCAGTTCCTTCTTGTAGTTGTCCTTGGTGATGATCACGGACTTCAGCAGGAAGGCCGGGACAACCTTGACCTTGTTGTTGTAGGTCTTGGTGTCATTGGTTTCCGGTTCCTGGCCCTTGAGGACAGCATCAACCATCTTGACGGCCTGTGCGCCGAGCTGGCGGGTGTCCTTGAAGATGGTGGAGTACTGCTCGCCGGCGATGATGGACTTGACGGAACCCTTCTCGGCGTCCTGGCCGGTTACCACGGGCAGGGTTCCCTTGGCGTAGCCGCCGGTGCTGGTGAGGGCCGAGATGATGCCGATGGAGAGGCCGTCATACGGGGACAGCACACCGTTCAGCTTGGTGCCGGAGCTGTAGGCGGAGGTGATGATGTCCTCCATGCGCTTCTGGGCCACGGGGGCCTGCCAGCGAAGGATGGCTGCCTGCTCAAACTTGGTCTGGCCGCTGGGGACCTTCAGGGTGCCGGCATCCAGGTACGGCTTGAGCGTGTCCATGGCGCCGGTCCAGAAGAAGTTGGCGTTGTTGTCGTCGGGGCTGCCGGCGAAAAGCTCGATGTTGAAGGGGCCCTTGCCGTCCACTTTCTTGCCGCTGGCGTCGACCAGGCCCAGCCCGGTCAGCAGCGAGGTGGCCTGCTGGACACCCACCGTGTAGTTGTCGAACGTGGTGTAGTAGTCGACGTTGGGCGTGCCGTTGATGAGGCGGTCGTACGCGATGACCTTGACGTTCTGCTCCTTGGCCTTGGCCAGGACGTCAGTCAGGGTGGTGCCGTCAATGGCGGCGATGATCAGGGCCTTGGCGCCCTTGGTCAGCATGTTTTCGATCTGCGACACCTGGGTGGGGATGTCGTCATTGGCGAACTGGAGGTCCGTCTTGTAGCCGAGGTCCTTCAGGGACTTCTCCACGTTGGCGCCGTCAGCGATCCACCGTTCGGACGTCTGCGTGGGCATCG
This region of Arthrobacter sp. DNA4 genomic DNA includes:
- a CDS encoding thioredoxin domain-containing protein; this encodes MSPANEVRKSKAERTAEAREKARLIREAQVKKDKRNKLLIGWGIVAAVVAILVVVALVVTNSLKQNAPVADQGPVPANANAHGGVTLLANTGVAKTEAATVDAASLGDAPKTPPAEVVAPGAGAEAGKPVKVVLYIDFICPVCKNFEAQYNDQLTSLRNDGKITVEYRALGFLDSRSTTNYSSRAANAAACVVNASPEKYSDFVNALFAKQPAEGSAGLSDNDLKKMASDMGVNIDSCVDDKTYRPFVKFTTKEAAAIGVTGTPTVFVDGKQWGKGDSAQTPFPDFLQAAITAKG
- a CDS encoding ChaB family protein; the encoded protein is MPKTGKNDHAREDELPSTLQRSDQKAQDTFAKTYDSALESYDQDEERAARAAYASLKHSYEKVGDHWEPKEKRGPSDKRAEQGIRSSEPTAGGVDANASKEHLYKLAKELDVKGRSKMDKDQLVHALQKANDAATRKARSK
- a CDS encoding elongation factor G-like protein EF-G2 → MSVKSTRESARAAGGRNGPDSKRADQAAGIAAQDPARIRNVALVGHSGAGKTMLIEALLAANGMITRKGSIADGSTVSDSDPAAVHQQRSVTVSLVPLMVDDVKVNLLDTPGYPDFIGELRAGLRASDAALFVVSAVDGIDATTTALWAECGHMMLPRAVVITRLDHPRANYDGALAACRKAFGDGVLPLCVPVPAGGAATGLLGLLSQEVTDYSSGDPSPDVRPAAPGELAAAGAARGALIEGIIAESEDETLMDRYLEGEDIDTAVLAADLETAVARGSFFPVLPTSAVTGLGTAELLDVLVRAFPAPPERSLPDTTDLAGEPAGRLACDPSGPLAAEVVRTSNDPFLGRICLVRVFSGTLQEDTPVHVAGHGLADRGHQDHDTDERVTHIYSPLGASLRPVPYCVAGDMCALAKLGSAETGDTISTRESPLLLATWEMPEPLLPVAVEADSRSDEDALARSLGRIAAGDPTLRVERNAETHQLVLWCMGEAHAEVVLDRLREQGVKLHTVDVVTPLRETFAAPATGHGRHVKQSGGHGQYAVCDIQVEPLDRGGGFEFVDKTVGGVIPGTFIPSIEKGVRAQMDRGVSAGFPVVDLRVTLTGGKAHSVDSSDAAFQAAGALALREAAAAGKIQLLEPVSSVSITVADEHVGSVMSDLSGRRGRLTGTTSSGEGLTEISAEVPDQELLRYAVELRALTAGTGRFRRQYLRHDPVPPNFSPS
- a CDS encoding MFS transporter, which produces MNAAARKIQNVYLTLTLGNTLAASFIWGINTLFLLDAGLTNLEAFAANAFFTAGMVLFEVPTGVVADSWGRRTSFLLGTVTLAGSTYLYYLLWQLSAPFWWWAAVSALLGLGFTFFSGAVEAWLVDALHFSGYDGGLEAVLGRGQMVSGIAMLAGSVAGGVIAQATNLGVPFLLRVAVLVAMFAVAFLLMHDVGFTPERSAHPLQATRAVLQASLDGGLKNPPVRFMMLAAPFTEGVGFYVFYALQPYLLQLFGDPRAYAIAGLAAAIVAGADIVGGWLAPLVRKLVRRRTTVLIASTITSSAVLVVLLATHIFWLALVLLALWAVVASAGTPVRQAYLNDMIPSKQRATVLSFASLMGSSGGVVVQPLLGRTADLYGYPASLALGGAVQLLAAPFIVLSRRRRSPADVAAGLAAP
- the mmsB gene encoding multiple monosaccharide ABC transporter permease, coding for MSALRESLGFLTSRLRQVGIFVALILIVLLFQGLTGGILLEPQNVTNLVVQNSYILILAIGMVMVIIAGHIDLSVGSVAGFIGAVAGVMIVHWGWPWWAAIPACLLVGALVGAWQGYWIAYVGIPAFIVTLVSMLIFRGLTLITLKNQQITPFPAELRALGGGFLPDLTGGTSVLEWLTVILGVGATAALLIQAFKERRIRRKFDLESEPLVWFVIKTTFTSLLMLVITFLLASYRGTPIVLVVLAALVIAYTALMNNSVFDRHTYAIGGNLHAAELSGIKTKAVTFRLFVNMGVLSALAGLVFTARLNSAQPAGGTGFELDSIAAAFIGGAAVTGGIGTVAGAMIGGLIMGVLNNGMSILGLGTDYQQLIKGLVLLVAVGFDIFNKNRSGGGGDIGKRFKLKTSPPPAAEKPAPAASETVEAGIK
- the mmsA gene encoding multiple monosaccharide ABC transporter ATP-binding protein, with the protein product MNTPILQMRGITKTFPGVKALQDVTLDVNRGEVHAICGENGVSKSTLMKVLSGVYPHNSFDGEILFENEPCNFSSISDSEKRGIVIIHQELALSPYLSIAENIYLGNEQATNGWVDWRKTNLEAARLLARVGLDENPVTPVQHISVGKQQLVEIAKALSKEVKLLILDEPTAALNDEDSGHLLDLILHLKGQGVTSIIISHKLNEIRKVADAVTIIRDGKTIETLRLDEGQITQERIIRGMVGRDLESLYPEREPRIGEEVLRIEDWSVRHPQDHSRMVVNNANLHVRKGEVVGLAGLMGAGRTELAMSVFGRTYGTATSGKVYKYGEEINTATVSDAIRHGIAYATEDRKHYGLNLIEDIKRNISLAALRKLAKRGFVDKNQETVVANGYRRSMNIKAPSVAAITGKLSGGNQQKVVLSKWMFSDPDVLILDEPTRGIDVGAKYEIYTIIAKLAAEGKAVIVISSELPELLGICDRIYTLAAGHITGEVPIAEATQETLMHYMTKEKE
- the chvE gene encoding multiple monosaccharide ABC transporter substrate-binding protein, giving the protein MVRIKKLMGAVALVLALTVGATGCGSRGGASESSGAAKPSDSLVGISMPTQTSERWIADGANVEKSLKDLGYKTDLQFANDDIPTQVSQIENMLTKGAKALIIAAIDGTTLTDVLAKAKEQNVKVIAYDRLINGTPNVDYYTTFDNYTVGVQQATSLLTGLGLVDASGKKVDGKGPFNIELFAGSPDDNNANFFWTGAMDTLKPYLDAGTLKVPSGQTKFEQAAILRWQAPVAQKRMEDIITSAYSSGTKLNGVLSPYDGLSIGIISALTSTGGYAKGTLPVVTGQDAEKGSVKSIIAGEQYSTIFKDTRQLGAQAVKMVDAVLKGQEPETNDTKTYNNKVKVVPAFLLKSVIITKDNYKKELIDSGYYTDADVK